In Gadus morhua chromosome 2, gadMor3.0, whole genome shotgun sequence, a single window of DNA contains:
- the LOC115531711 gene encoding serine protease 27, whose product MANRVISTALVLLALTLKGTRAQLDVCGMAPLNNRIVGGEDAAAGTWPWQVSLHRGGRHFCGGSLINREWVLTAAHCFQGAGDSTIGLVVYLGRDTQQSLNPNEEVRNVARIVNHPDYDDTPNNNDVCLLQLSAAVTFTDYIRPVCLAAAASSFPAGTGTWVTGWGTIGSGEPLPAPQRLQEVMVPVVSNQDCRTTYSILTSNMICAGLTDGGKDSCQGDSGGPMVYKNGSRWVEAGVVSFGIGCALADTPGVYARVSEYQDWISRQISTSPPGFIMATVNPTAASIGGSSVFSCSVSCSIPLLFLLLPVLFSLFLFS is encoded by the exons ATGGCCAACCGAGTGATCAGCACTGCCTTGGTGCTCTTGGCCCTGACGCTCAAAG GAACCCGCGCCCAGCTGGACG TATGTGGGATGGCCCCCCTCAACAACAGGATCGTGGGGGGAGAGGACGCCGCGGCCGGGACATGGCCGTGGCAGGTCAGCCTTCATCGCGGGGGGAGACATTTCTGTGGAGGGTCTCTGATCAACAGGGAGTGGGTCCTCACCGCGGCCCACTGCTTCCAGGG ggCTGGAGACTCCACTATAGGCCTGGTGGTGTACCTGGGCCGGGACACCCAGCAGAGCCTCAACCCCAACGAGGAGGTCCGCAACGTGGCCCGCATCGTCAACCACCCCGACTACGACGACACTCCCAACAACAACGACGTGTGCCTGCTGCAGCTGTCCGCCGCCGTGACCTTCACCGACTACATCCGGCCCGTCTGCCTGGCCGCGGCGGCCTCCAGCTTCCCCGCGGGGACGGGGACCTGGGTGACGGGCTGGGGGACCATCGGCTCGGGGG AGCCTCTGCCGGCGCCACAGAGGCTTCAGGAGGTGATGGTTCCAGTGGTCTCCAACCAGGACTGCAGAACCACCTACAGCATTCTCACGAGCAACATGATCTGTGCCGGCCTCACCGACGGAGGGAAGGACTCCTGTCAG GGGGACTCTGGTGGCCCCATGGTTTACAAGAACGGCTCCCGCTGGGTGGAGGCCGGGGTGGTGAGCTTCGGCATAGGCTGCGCGTTGGCCGACACGCCGGGGGTGTACGCCCGTGTGTCCGAGTACCAGGACTGGATCAGCAGGCAGATCTCCACCAGCCCGCCCGGCTTCATCATGGCCACAGTGAACCCCACCGCTGCGTCCATTGGGGGGTCCAGCGTCTTCTCCTGCTCCGTCTCCTGCTCCAtcccgctcctcttcctcctcctgcctgtgctgttctctctcttcctcttctcgtAG